The Coccidioides posadasii str. Silveira chromosome 5, complete sequence genome has a segment encoding these proteins:
- a CDS encoding uncharacterized protein (EggNog:ENOG410PKDP~COG:S~BUSCO:5778at33183) translates to MLQISNATNTPAIDGDEVPAEPDEPPDHRDSRSRPSLITTRSSTLPPPAYAKTKTISVDGKKPESLLTRALLSSPELTPVEPSPANLQPITELSGLTNSSAVSNRSLPSTAELTSDSETTSPLRSNTPSPPLQYNRLPRIDNHGNIHKGSADVGELQVEASLGRKRCITFACGGRLLEEEKKASSEPMKETPKVEPPKRKSALTFVCPVRPSGSDGEVQKDGAASRRILPGSRGSRSPAPPTLRKASQVSIVPSEQKSLYAEASPEKTSSIIQEKAKDTLELSDAVRYHEFGSESDEDDWMNQVTDYERKITMNDCMRKEIAIRKLGEEVEEEDRQAEDNDNEDEDEEDDDDDDDNNDDDDVDVDVDVDEDGDDGDDESTVQDGDEPDDGNESDNEAGFASSDESDDSGEYGFWTPKVASGGATDQHGLSRGISRRDSNTSVESHSQRRSKPIKLPKFRPGTPTLPDSTDFVCGTLDEDRPLEAAYISCMEERRRSKHIPIPQDIDPSFPTSDPEDEDDDNLEGGSATSARPHGRGSGPFQGFDEECLRGRSKGPASRTSPNHSPKRLQSPPPRRLFGRSPKRLRSPPPARLRSPPPTRRTSVTQASGSGACRVHFTGLAQRPHRIRTSSLPRTPNPYFARLAQHRLSSRTSSSSPVRASRRRNKHTRGPIDIVAGLEKKREKRKEKFWRQHCRKAAKEQLERKRPLCGKGAERMRELGLEVAERFKAYNVIQDAQLVLSV, encoded by the coding sequence ATGTTACAAATATCAAATGCTACCAATACTCCTGCGATCGATGGTGATGAGGTGCCTGCTGAACCCGATGAACCGCCAGATCATCGCGATTCTAGATCCAGACCTTCCTTGATCACGACCCGTTCTTCGACCCTCCCCCCTCCGGCATATGCCAAGACCAAGACCATCAGCGTGGATGGGAAGAAGCCAGAATCGCTCCTCACTCGAGCTCTGCTGAGCAGTCCGGAGCTGACCCCTGTCGAGCCATCTCCAGCGAATCTGCAGCCAATCACGGAGCTGAGTGGGCTGACCAACTCTTCCGCCGTATCGAATCGCAGCCTTCCCTCCACAGCCGAGCTGACCAGTGATAGCGAGACCACCAGCCCTCTTCGTTCCAACACGCCAAGTCCGCCTTTGCAATATAACCGGTTGCCGCGGATTGATAACCATGGCAATATTCACAAGGGGTCAGCTGACGTTGGCGAATTGCAGGTGGAAGCGAGCTTGGGCCGCAAACGCTGCATAACTTTTGCTTGCGGTGGAAGGCTCCtcgaggaagaaaagaaagcgtCGAGCGAGCCTATGAAGGAGACGCCCAAGGTAGAACCCCCGAAACGAAAGTCAGCTCTTACGTTTGTTTGTCCTGTGCGTCCATCTGGTTCCGATGGAGAGGTTCAAAAGGACGGTGCTGCGAGCCGCAGGATTCTCCCAGGTTCCCGAGGTAGTCGATCTCCGGCGCCTCCAACGCTACGCAAGGCTAGCCAGGTATCCATAGTCCCTTCTGAGCAGAAAAGCCTTTATGCTGAGGCCAGCCCTGAAAAGACTAGTTCTATAATCCAAGAGAAAGCGAAGGATACGTTAGAGCTTTCAGATGCTGTGCGCTACCATGAGTTCGGCAGCGAATCGGATGAGGATGACTGGATGAACCAGGTCACCGACTATGAGCGGAAGATCACCATGAATGACTGCATGAGAAAGGAGATTGCGATCCGGAAACTCGGTGAAGAGGTAGAGGAAGAGGATAGACAAGCGGAAGATAATGACAACGAagatgaagacgaagaagatgatgacgatgatgatgacaacaatgatgacgacgatgtGGATGTGGATGTGGATGTGGATGAAGATGGTGATGACGGTGATGATGAGTCTACTGTGCAAGATGGTGATGAGCCGGATGATGGGAACGAGTCTGATAATGAAGCTGGATTCGCGTCTTCTGACGAAAGTGACGATTCCGGAGAGTACGGGTTTTGGACCCCTAAGGTCGCATCTGGCGGAGCTACTGACCAGCATGGCCTCAGCCGAGGCATCTCCAGACGGGATTCAAATACGTCCGTCGAGTCCCACAGCCAGAGACGTAGCAAGCCTATCAAGCTCCCCAAATTTCGCCCAGGTACCCCTACACTGCCTGACAGCACAGATTTCGTGTGCGGCACCTTGGACGAGGATAGACCTCTAGAAGCAGCCTACATTTCATGCATGGAAGAACGTCGCCGCTCGAAGCACATTCCAATTCCCCAGGATATTGACCCCAGCTTCCCTACCTCAGATCcagaggatgaggatgatgacaACCTAGAAGGCGGTTCCGCTACCAGTGCTAGACCGCATGGCCGGGGCTCGGGCCCTTTTCAAGGATTCGACGAAGAGTGCTTGCGTGGAAGATCCAAAGGACCTGCTAGCCGCACAAGCCCGAATCACTCACCGAAACGTCTGCAATCTCCGCCTCCCCGTCGTCTGTTCGGTCGTTCACCCAAACGGCTGAGGTCACCGCCTCCTGCACGGCTGAGATCACCTCCTCCAACACGTCGCACATCTGTCACGCAAGCATCAGGGAGCGGCGCTTGCCGCGTGCATTTCACCGGTCTCGCTCAACGACCACACCGGATTCGGACTTCGTCGCTTCCTCGTACTCCAAATCCTTACTTTGCCCGTCTTGCCCAGCATCGTCTATCCTCTAGGACATCCTCGTCTTCCCCTGTTCGCGCTTCACGTCGTCGTAACAAACACACCCGCGGACCGATCGACATCGTTGCCGGTCTCGAAAAGAAGCGAGAGAAGCGCAAAGAGAAATTCTGGCGACAGCATTGTCGCAAAGCGGCCAAGGAGCAGCTGGAGCGGAAACGGCCTCTGTGTGGCAAAGGCGCAGAACGTATGAGAGAGCTTGGCCTTGAAGTTGCGGAGCGGTTCAAAGCCTACAACGTTATCCAAGATGCTCAGCTCGTCTTATCCGTCTGA
- a CDS encoding uncharacterized protein (TransMembrane:1 (o512-530i)), whose protein sequence is MALEIYAVTEDMEPKLEELENNCRSNKGSQVDGEGHEEEPRDSEDRAITKLPEDNDKNVCIETLYSGSLEAPSPLRSSTCSSCSCGLKDKIPPREEYANGYLEPRGRTRFRDQYYCKDNSESPPRSFGRGFFHNAGHSQPDFFRDTSPPLREGKYLYSSSSPKGRSLPDGFPSRSLGNHGFGQRPVSHRAAQKIDRLPLKKETPSLSRKPFRFNGPPFVQMSHSSQSLNPTPLGPSNPALSRRDREIIKKSTRGRLKYSKHNTSHIPVLQDPRGAYVGSDHSLSSSDASEGVMPQRDRKNLRHRKQKRAHTRILNSWSDSETDCLFSSDLSKVERRVPLRNRGMPKKLPRKRSGPQKQKNSRSLGLLDTAAHTKNNYLPPSGGAQPEIEVRVGFSGPQGNLQPHMAENYVPSNISGNLRRIIYEFGPYYAQPNMRQVDESDADVNMQSHIEPAQHNSTQGDKSQCGKEAASGLCCACSQLLEGKSCVMFVEPRNAKDKTFGDVCGNIGVGNFIGIAGFASVAIGIAARMVSRLIVK, encoded by the exons ATGGCTCTAGAAATCTATGCTGTGACCGAAGACATGGAACCGAAGCTCGAAGAGCTCGAAAATAATTGCCGGAGCAATAAGGGGTCACAAGTCGACGGAGAAGGCCATGAAGAAGAGCCCCGAGACTCTGAAGATCGGGCTATCACCAAGCTCCCTGAGGACAATGATAAAAACGTCTGCATAGAGACATTGTACTCGGGAAGCCTGGAAGCGCCGTCGCCTCTTCGTTCTTCCACTTGTTCATCGTGTTCTTGCGGCTTAAAGGA CAAAATACCACCACGAGAAGAATATGCTAATGGATATTTAGAACCACGAGGGCGAACACGTTTCCGCGACCAGTATTATTGTAAGGATAACAGTGAATCCCCTCCGCGGAGTTTTGGGCGAGGTTTTTTTCACAATGCTGGCCATTCTCAACCGGATTTCTTCCGCGACACGTCCCCGCCTCTCCGGGAAGGAAAATACCTATATTCTTCTTCGAGTCCCAAGGGAAGATCTCTCCCCGATGGCTTCCCTTCTCGCAGCCTCGGGAACCATGGCTTTGGTCAAAGACCTGTGTCCCACCGAGCCGCGCAAAAGATAGACAGATTGCCCctaaaaaaggaaacaccCAGTCTTTCTCGCAAACCATTTCGTTTCAATGGGCCTCCTTTTGTTCAGATGAGTCACTCATCCCAAAGCTTGAATCCAACGCCTCTCGGTCCCTCCAACCC GGCTTTGAGCCGAAGAGATAGAGAAATTATCAAAAAGTCAACTAGGGGACGCTTAAAATATTCAAAGCATAATACTTCACACATTCCAGTCCTGCAGGATCCGAGGGGCGCTTACGTTGGGAGTGATCATTCactctcttcttcagatGCCTCCGAGGG GGTTATGCCCCAAAGAGATAGGAAGAATTTGCGCCACCGAAAGCAGAAAAGAGCTCACACTCGGATATTAAATTCATGGTCAGATAGCGAGACTGATTGTTTGTTTTCTTCCGACCTCTCAAAGGT TGAAAGGCGCGTTCCTTTACGAAATAGAGGAATGCCAAAGAAACTTCCTAGGAAAAGATCGGGAccacaaaagcaaaagaattCTCGTAGCTTAGGTCTCTTAGACACAGCAGCTCACACCAAGAACAATTACCTACCTCCTTCCGGGGGGGCTCAACCTGAAATTGAAGTCCGTGTCGGTTTCTCTGGTCCGCAGGGGAATCTTCAGCCTCATATGGCCGAAAATTACGTTCCTTCCAATATTTCTGGGAATCTACGCCGCATAATCTATGAGTTTGGCCCTTATTATGCACAGCCAAATATGAGGCAGGTAGATGAGAGTGATGCAGATGTCAACATGCAATCCCATATTGAGCCGGCGCAGCACAACAGTACTCAAGGTGATAAGAGTCAGTGCGGCAAAGAAGCTGCGTCCGGGTTGTGCTGTGCCTGTTCACAATTGCTGGAAGGTAAATCCTGCGTGATGTTTGTCGAGCCCCGAAATGCAAAGGATAAGACTTTCGGTGATG TTTGTGGCAATATTGGTGTAGGCAATTTCATTGGCATTGCTGGGTTCGCCTCTGTGGCCATTGGGATTGCCGCGAGAATGGTTTCCCGCCTTATTGTTAAGTGA
- a CDS encoding uncharacterized protein (EggNog:ENOG410PJ2A~COG:Z~BUSCO:1728at33183), with the protein MPAFRYSEAATPCPANWKRSRPSFDIYDDNDNTVPLEFTTDLRSVSTSIQQQPRRVKRAATFKIHEDGPGGKASGLPTAAWRKTTVGRGGSSMLSQPAQRLPTKQKVRFAVSQSPRGDQKKTGGERQSLVPKQQASSQVKKPISHDGQDKEVGKIDPLKRDRRRQTIYIPPEDTTMPTMFMSIFSPLKVDIGQEDEVDAFEARIAKRRNRKNSPPREPQRAPLQQPLRVAQESAIKQDIAGSNTGKENLPPGLSPCAESGKKKDFDVFDLSDFKPLSVEKFGKKSLSNVTAGNLDPPPQKKAIERDNRVLRPSCPNSPRTQISTGKATKLRDKPFEEVPKKRNGKHMSGMGSVRKASTDPGKISRKSSSKQQVKERPPVKIAVPRILSLDIAQKYPIISEDISNPYMYEENWLAHQEIVLTQLANALFDSGHCAAIAQDAQSLRHELLEHYQDAHFSLLYKRVQASLLYGALRIPKDILSRGNRLREDIGMRRKFLNLWLSTYDLSALRAAAETVIGRRISIPVDSPAQPKASSQKILRRSMEEFLDTFLIKNEDSNPIARSVKSKENDVEGSPFCKTLLRSIMIILLLDKARIAPGTYLPQCLFVTSSEYKSSAALLRALGSLLLPTVGDIGRALSHLDFQVSYEQCRLQEHHYRIKNLAVDLRDGILLTRLAELLLFQLASDWSQQQKSENTTTVTMPTGQVLSLLQSGNEWPLSQHLKIPCVSRASKIFNVQIALSALSGIRGVGVIVKDIRPEDIVDGYREKTIALLWGLVGKWGLHGLLDWEDLKREISRLKTKLSQMQHDNHATREEEQAEFDNEHERETFLLRRWASCLAGLKGLRLDNMTTSFADGKIFESIVDEYEVLINHESTMAEDMVEGQEGQKSSLAQRLHRLGCSAQFASLVAPSDFSPMHVFDKDFTLGALAFLCSRFLSASKRVRATLVIQSAWRSVLSKRKN; encoded by the exons ATGCCTGCCTTTCGATACTCTGAAGCGGCGACGCCGTGTCCTGCAAACTGGAAGCGCTCCAGGCCTTCGTTCGATATATACGATGACAACGACAACACTGTTCCGCTCGAATTTACTACAGATCTTCGTTCTGTTTCCACGTCAATACAGCAGCAACCGCGAAGGGTGAAAAGGGCAGCAACATTTAAAATACATGAAGATGGGCCCGGCGGTAAAGCTAGTGGACTTCCAACGGCGGCATGGCGGAAGACCACGGTAGGGAGAGGCGGCTCTTCGATGTTGAGTCAACCAGCTCAGAGATTACCGACAAAGCAGAAGGTTAGGTTTGCTGTTAGCCAATCACCAAGAGGCGATCAAAAGAAAACAGGAGGAGAGCGGCAGTCCTTGGTGCCGAAACAGCAAGCTTCTTCTCAGGTTAAGAAACCCATCTCCCATGACGGCCAAGATAAGGAGGTGGGAAAAATAGATCCATTGAAAAGAGATCGGAGGAGACAGACGATATACATACCACCTGAGGATACAACTATGCCAACCATGTTCATGAGCATCTTTAGCCCTTTGAAAGTGGACATCGGCCAAGAAGACGAAGTCGATGCCTTTGAGGCACGAATTGCTAAGAGACGCAACCGAAAGAACTCGCCACCAAGAGAGCCTCAAAGAGCACCGTTGCAACAACCGTTGCGCGTTGCGCAGGAATCTGCCATAAAGCAAGATATTGCGGGGTCAAACActggaaaagaaaatctcCCTCCCGGGCTATCACCGTGCGCCGAGTCCGGGAAAAAGAAGGACTTCGATGTTTTTGATCTGTCGGACTTCAAACCACTTTCCGTTGAAAAGTTTGGCAAGAAGTCGCTCTCTAATGTAACAGCGGGGAACCTAGATCCACCCCCACAGAAGAAGGCAATTGAGAGAGATAACAGGGTCTTGCGACCAAGTTGCCCAAACAGTCCCAGAACTCAAATATCGACTGGAAAGGCTACAAAATTGCGCGATAAACCTTTCGAAGAGGTTCCCAAAAAACGAAACGGCAAGCATATGAGCGGTATGGGTTCAGTGAGAAAGGCCTCGACCGATCCGGGTaaaatttcaagaaaatccTCTTCAAAACAACAAGTTAAGGAAAGGCCACCGGTAAAGATTGCAGTCCCTCGCATTTTGAGCCTGGATATTGCGCAAAAATACCCAATAATTTCGGAGGACATATCAAATCCATATATGTATGAGGAGAACTGGCTTGCTCATCAGGAGATCGTGCTCACCCAGCTCGCAAATGCTCTTTTCGACTCGGGCCATTGTGCTGCAATTGCACAGGACGCTCAAAGCTTGCGCCATGAACTTCTTGAACATTATCAGGATGCGCATTTTTCTTTACTTTACAAACGCGTACAGGCTTCCTTGCTGTACGGAGCCCTGCGTATTCCAAAGGATATCCTGAGCCGTGGGAATCGCCTCAGAGAAGACATAGGCATGCGCCGGAAATTTTTAAACCTCTGGCTTAGCACATATGATTTATCTGCTCTTCGAGCAGCTGCAGAGACGGTTATAGGAAGAAGGATCTCTATCCCAGTCGACTCCCCAGCTCAACCGAAAGCATCATCACAGAAAATACTCCGGCGATCAATGGAGGAATTTCTAGACACGTTCCTTATCAAGAACGAGGATTCAAACCCCATTGCACGGTCTGTGAAATCTAAGGAGAACGATGTGGAAGGGTCGCCCTTTTGCAAAACTTTGCTAAGGAGCATTATGATTATTCTACTCCTTGACAAGGCACGGATTGCACCAGGGACTTATTTGCCTCAATGCCTGTTCGTTACTTCTTCAGAGTATAAATCATCCGCGGCCTTGCTTCGGGCCCTGGGCAGCTTACTCCTTCCGACTGTGGGAGACATTGGACGAGCACTAAGCCATTTAGACTTCCAGGTCAGTTATGAACAATGCCGTCTTCAAGAACACCACTATCGAATTAAGAACCTTGCCGTTGATCTTCGAGATGGGATCCTTCTGACCAGGCTGGCCGAGTTGTTGCTATTCCAATTAGCTTCGGATTGGAGTCAGCAACAGAAATCAGAAAACACCACCACAGTTACCATGCCGACAGGGCAGGTTTTGTCTTTATTGCAAAGCGGAAACGAATGGCCGTTATCTCAACATTTAAAAATTCCCTGTGTCAGTAGAGCATCGAAGATTTTCAATGTCCAGATTGCTCTGAGCGCGCTCTCTGGAATCCGCGGTGTAGGTGTCATCGTGAAAGATATTCGCCCCGAAGATATTGTGGACGGATATCGTGAGAAAACGATTGCGCTACTATGGGGCCTTGTAGGTAAATGGGGCCTGCACGGCCTTCTTGACTGGGAAGACTTGAAAAGGGAAATATCTCGCCTCAAGACGAAGCTCAGTCAAATGCAACATGATAATCACGCCACCAGAGAAGAGGAGCAAGCAGAATTTGACAATGAACACGAAAGGGAAACATTTCTCTTAAGACGGTGGGCATCATGTCTCGCAGGCCTCAAAGGGCTCCGCCTTGACAATATGACAACAAGTTTTGCCGATGGGAAGATATTTGAGAGCATTGTGGACGAGTATGAAGTTCTGATCAATCATGAGAGTACCATGGCAGAAGATATGGTCGAAGGACAGGAAGGCCAGAAATCCTCTTTGGCACAGAGACTTCATAGATTGGGCTGCAGTGCCCAGTTTG CGTCTCTGGTAGCTCCTTCAGATTTCTCGCCAATGCATGTATTCGATAAGGATTTCACGCTTGGAGCCCTGGCATTTCTATGCTCTCGCTTTCTATCTGCATCGAAACGCGTTAGAGCAACTCTTGTCATTCAGTCTGCTTGGAGAAGTGTACTGAGCAAGCGAAAGAACTGA
- a CDS encoding uncharacterized protein (EggNog:ENOG410PKC5~COG:S~BUSCO:3699at33183): MRRQTSKSLDSSISPPITGRHVSSSRSATSSSLAAVFSLGSLSFTSHNIKPAKLTLTPHHVFYLLSRFEELSVPVGPMNIRLENINTEASSAYVSFLNKPRRPKGDRDSIHSVSSVRSVLSGMSVFWSSFGLGSKDSVSKCDKARAAIESDLKYLYSAFTKIPCLRLAPDHRARLIRGYEEFPFDTAVPLHAFKNLGSLEIIDVDFRSFYGWDRLAEQLRTLTLKRASVDDVGDLLTGIVLDDIDKRRRRSTRNPQSPVSGGTTASPVTQPEPVRASSAPGSPICDHNFGNRSSPKCGSAMVRAGSAEGLKQRREGSASPPRPPSSRRRHIRGASTKIKRSGSGSSNSSECSTVYRHRSMSNLLAAGILPSTKWRFLRHLGLPDNSMTSVTAISLAPVANTLQSLDLSWNLFTEVPDSLSTLVALRSLNLSHCMIGSLHSLSRNPLPAITALNLRANRLRSIAGVERLLSLERLDLRENNIPDPTEMARLTSIPYLREIWVAGNPFTKSHSDYRVTIFNLFRRTPGFSEDILIDGSGPTYSERKKLVERVAEPESAPVIRPNEQANSHEDDVLIAEPVITQCAQPKALEEKATNPASIRKQEHAVGSTRRKKPHRRRIVDLSQDESRDTLASEILEPTTPKSESPFQERQDTLTRPALPRLNTGSDSVSPVPSKVAGAGSAAHFLPAIEGVDWDSSGDIYRQRLEALKQEVGTNWLTVLDDETWGGKQRDIGFPSSDGSGLHPVGPIHPHRMTGATGHAIASSGRTLG, from the coding sequence ATGAGACGCCAGACCTCGAAGAGCCTCGATTCTTCGATCTCCCCGCCGATCACCGGTCGACATGTCTCGTCCAGTCGTTCCGCTACCTCCTCTTCCTTAGCCGCCGTCTTCTCCCTGGGCTCCCTGAGCTTTACGTCTCACAATATCAAGCCCGCGAAGTTGACCCTCACCCCTCACCATGTTTTCTATCTTCTGTCGCGCTTCGAGGAGTTGTCCGTTCCCGTAGGTCCAATGAATATTCGTTTGGAGAATATCAACACAGAGGCCTCCTCGGCGTATGTTTCATTTTTAAACAAGCCGCGCCGGCCGAAGGGCGATAGAGACTCTATCCACTCCGTGTCAAGTGTCCGTAGTGTTCTGTCCGGCATGAGCGTGTTCTGGTCTTCCTTTGGCCTGGGATCCAAGGACTCTGTTTCCAAATGCGACAAGGCCAGGGCAGCGATCGAAAGTGACCTAAAGTACTTATATTCCGCGTTTACTAAAATCCCGTGTCTGAGGCTGGCTCCTGACCACCGTGCCCGCTTGATCCGTGGCTATGAAGAGTTCCCGTTTGACACCGCTGTTCCACTCCATGCCTTTAAAAACCTTGGTTCTCTGGAGATAATCGATGTTGATTTCCGTTCTTTCTATGGCTGGGACCGTTTGGCCGAACAGCTTAGGACCCTGACCCTTAAGCGCGCGAGCGTTGATGACGTTGGAGACTTGCTTACAGGAATTGTCTTGGACGATATTGACAAGCGGAGACGAAGGTCCACAAGGAATCCTCAGTCTCCTGTCAGTGGTGGCACAACTGCCAGTCCGGTTACGCAGCCAGAACCTGTGAGAGCATCCTCCGCTCCGGGATCCCCCATCTGTGATCACAATTTCGGAAACCGTTCGAGTCCTAAATGTGGCTCTGCCATGGTTAGAGCAGGCTCTGCGGAGGGCCTCAAGCAGCGTCGAGAGGGGAGTGCGTCTCCTCCTCGGCCCCCCAGCTCGAGACGTCGCCACATTCGCGGAGCCTCGACGAAGATCAAGCGATCTGGCTCTGGAAGCTCGAATTCTAGTGAGTGCTCTACCGTGTATCGTCATCGGAGCATGTCGAACCTCCTGGCTGCCGGAATATTACCATCAACTAAATGGCGTTTCCTTCGACATCTCGGTCTGCCCGATAATTCGATGACTAGTGTCACAGCTATAAGCCTCGCACCAGTTGCAAACACTCTACAGTCTCTGGATCTGTCCTGGAACCTTTTCACTGAAGTGCCTGACAGTCTCTCGACGTTGGTGGCTCTCCGTTCGCTAAATCTATCTCACTGTATGATAGGATCTCTGCATTCTCTTTCACGAAATCCTCTTCCTGCAATCACGGCCTTGAATCTTCGTGCCAATCGCTTGCGATCTATTGCCGGTGTGGAACGCTTGCTCTCGTTAGAACGTCTTGATTTGCGAGAGAACAACATCCCCGATCCCACCGAGATGGCGAGGTTGACTTCTATTCCATATCTACGGGAGATTTGGGTCGCAGGAAACCCATTTACCAAATCACACTCCGATTACAGAGTTACTATCTTCAACCTATTCCGGCGCACCCCAGGATTCTCGGAAGATATCCTCATCGACGGTAGTGGGCCAACTTACTCCGAAAGGAAGAAGCTGGTTGAGCGAGTCGCAGAGCCTGAGAGCGCTCCTGTTATTAGACCCAACGAACAAGCCAACTCACACGAAGACGATGTCCTGATCGCCGAACCTGTCATTACACAGTGTGCACAGCCCAAAGCGCTAGAGGAGAAGGCGACGAACCCCGCTTCCATACGCAAACAAGAACATGCGGTTGGATCGACTCGACGCAAGAAACCTCACAGGCGGAGAATTGTTGATTTATCGCAGGACGAGAGCAGGGATACCCTGGCTTCAGAAATCCTCGAGCCAACCACTCCTAAATCGGAGTCGCCCTTCCAAGAGCGCCAAGACACACTTACGCGCCCGGCTCTCCCGCGACTGAACACGGGCTCCGACTCCGTTTCTCCCGTGCCATCTAAAGTTGCAGGGGCGGGTAGCGCAGCACATTTTCTTCCTGCTATCGAAGGTGTTGACTGGGATAGTAGTGGAGACATCTACCGCCAACGTTTAGAGGCTTTGAAACAAGAAGTCGGCACCAACTGGCTTACTGTTCTAGACGATGAGACTTGGGGCGGCAAGCAGAGGGATATTGGATTCCCCTCATCAGACGGCTCGGGTCTTCATCCTGTCGGCCCTATTCACCCTCATCGTATGACAGGGGCAACAGGCCACGCGATTGCTTCTAGTGGTCGAACACTGGGCTAA